In a single window of the Lineus longissimus chromosome 4, tnLinLong1.2, whole genome shotgun sequence genome:
- the LOC135485884 gene encoding EF-hand calcium-binding domain-containing protein 14-like isoform X5: MMRSGGKHDYAEVNANDRKGLFDVEEFDDSDELEHFALQPPAVKTRKRRKSPPSRTCCLNCKSSCLLFLVAVSFILTLVLAGLVSYLRSQLNGLNEQLQEVKKNVETGNQETPEALQNVHSSIKDINTKLAGLKEIQTKEDDLGKQVKTLNEDVGKLSKSVSEASKITNLPDQVQQIKQNLATMGSSVSTLQDQVKTFNSFKDKYDKDHDDMKQAIDKMAVQMTALRSKTANFSSSSSPSSDNADITEISTRLSTLANAFKEKMSSVESALQLVQLTTMSLSNRTATLEKKVNSRGDSTDKNTPTMPPNVQLDLDEIALQVAEKVKSNLTASGDVGTNTLVDHIVLELGNISNRIHALEGKFSQSKSKTDKGPAVTDSSGGVSEGTVRDLISTAIAAYMKQDKEQDKEYEMGIERLNITVDSMKQQLKAQADLSLSLSTTQREFSKRIYQLEHKAAANAEKEDSEMPHRPLHLTGIDSNADLRSYYYIWDGDDDGKVSYNELRSQMGVHMPPEERMKHYDYNGDGGYSEYELASAMGFETYTTPSPLDANATTSGPEFLHIPSIHTKEDLKTNFYRWDRDGDSFVRYDDLPMFLGSDMPRKHLFRPWDTDGDNQYSLQELIVAFGFPPDTTIAPATRGPTTAAPTVLPTTPPLVKMEVSGIDSESTLEAMFTYWDKNRDGFASLDELHEALGKTIPSPSYLTPYDDDGDGLFTQRNLKMAFGFIPVTDDIAHGRTQVPSSQLTKKTTTKRSVRSKLSALRKALEQRLQDHSRK; encoded by the exons ATGATGCGTTCAGGTGGAAAGCATGATTATGCTGAAGTGAATGCGAATGATCGGAAAGGTCTGTTCGACGTTGAAGAATTCGATGACAGTGATGAGTTGGAACATTTTGCCTTACAACCTCCTGCTGTCAAAACAAGGAAAAG AAGGAAATCTCCCCCTAGCCGGACATGCTGCCTCAACTGTAAATCTTCCTGTCTGCTGTTCCTAGTCGCCGTGTCCTTCATCCTGACGTTAGTCTTGGCTGGCCTGGTGTCGTATCTAAGGAGTCAGCTCAATGGATTAAACGAACAATTACAAGAAGTTAAGAAGAATG TTGAGACGGGGAACCAGGAGACACCGGAGGCCCTTCAGAATGTTCACTCTTCAATCAAAGATATCAACACAAAACTCGCTGGACTCAAAGAAATTCAAACCAAGGAAGATGACTTAGGAAAACAG GTGAAAACATTAAATGAAGATGTTGGAAAACTCTCGAAGAGTGTGTCAGAGGCCTCAAAAATTACAAACTTACCTGATCAAGTTCAGCAGATTAAGCAG AATCTTGCCACCATGGGCAGCTCGGTCAGCACGTTACAGGACCAAGTCAAGACATTCAACTCATTTAAAGACAAGTATGATAAGGACCATGATGATATGAAGCAAGCTATAGACAAAATGGCG GTCCAGATGACCGCTTTACGCTCCAAGACTGCAAATTTCTCATCAAGTTCTTCACCTTCATCTGATAATGCAGATATAACTGAAATCAGCACG CGGCTGTCCACCTTagcaaatgctttcaaggaAAAGATGTCTTCAGTTGAATCAGCTTTACAACTAGTGCAATTAACAACAATGAGCTTAAGCAACAGAACTGCTACTCTTGAAAAGAAAGTGAATTCAAGAGGAGATTCAACTGATAAAAATACTCCAACCATGCCGCCTAATGTCCAGCTGGATTTAGATGAAATAGCTCTACAGGTTGCAGAAAAAGTG AAATCCAATTTAACTGCTTCTGGAGATGTTGGGACGAATACTTTAGTGGACCACATTGTGCTTGAACTGGGTAACATATCTAATAGGATACATGCGTTGGAAGGCAAATTTAGTCAATCAAAG AGCAAGACAGATAAGGGGCCTGCAGTGACAGATTCCAGTGGTGGTGTGTCCGAGGGTACGGTACGCGATCTGATCTCAACAGCTATTGCTGCCTACATGAAGCAGGACAAAGAGCAAGATAAG GAATACGAAATGGGTATTGAGCGGTTGAACATTACTGTTGATTCAATGAAACAACAGCTCAAAGCCCAGGCAGACctgtctttgtctttgtctaCAACCCAGAGAGAGTTTAGCAAAAGGATATACCAGTTGGAGCACAAGGCTG CAGCTAATGCTGAAAAGGAAGACAGTGAAATGCCTCACAGGCCTCTCCATCTTACTGGAATTGACAGCAATGCAG ACTTGCGGAGTTATTACTACATCTgggatggagatgatgatggcAAAGTGAGTTACAATGAGTTGAGGTCCCAGATGGGCGTGCACATGCCCCCGGAGGAGAGGATGAAGCATTATGATTACAATGGCGATGGCGGCTACAGTGAATATGAATTGGCATCGGCGATGGGATTTGAAACATATACTACCCCTTCACCACTtg ATGCAAATGCTACAACAAGTGGGCCTGAGTTTCTGCACATCCCTTCAATTCACACGAAAGAGG ATTTAAAAACTAATTTCTACCGTTGGGACCGCGATGGCGATAGCTTCGTGCGCTATGATGATCTGCCGATGTTCCTTGGGTCCGACATGCCACGAAAGCATCTGTTCAGGCCCTGGGACacagatggagacaaccagtaCAGCTTGCAGGAATTGATTGTGGCATTTGGATTCCCACCAGACACAACCATTGCTCCGGCAACGCGAG GGCCAACAACTGCTGCACCTACAGTCCTACCCACGACTCCACCGCTGGTAAAGATGGAAGTTAGTGGAATAGATTCAGAGAGTA CTTTGGAAGCAATGTTCACATACTGGGATAAGAACAGGGATGGCTTTGCGAGTTTGGACGAGCTGCATGAAGCATTAGGGAAAACTATACCAAGTCCCAGTTACCTTACTCCTTATGATGACGATGGAGATGGTTTGTTCACACAACGCAACCTGAAAATGGCATTTGGGTTCATTCCGGTGACAGATGACATCGCTCATG
- the LOC135485884 gene encoding EF-hand calcium-binding domain-containing protein 14-like isoform X2 yields MKKRRELDALVNNGKIGRRKPTKNGKHELLRSETDSSEVEFQVPAQKSAVIRKTQKRCHICGTCISVCAFSMITLCLMACGGLIWLQVGLRKELDDLRVKLISVETGNQETPEALQNVHSSIKDINTKLAGLKEIQTKEDDLGKQVKTLNEDVGKLSKSVSEASKITNLPDQVQQIKQNLATMGSSVSTLQDQVKTFNSFKDKYDKDHDDMKQAIDKMAVQMTALRSKTANFSSSSSPSSDNADITEISTRLSTLANAFKEKMSSVESALQLVQLTTMSLSNRTATLEKKVNSRGDSTDKNTPTMPPNVQLDLDEIALQVAEKVKSNLTASGDVGTNTLVDHIVLELGNISNRIHALEGKFSQSKQSALTESPMSNDNNQTSSNIMNTKSTLLLLQQQLKELNESKTDKGPAVTDSSGGVSEGTVRDLISTAIAAYMKQDKEQDKEYEMGIERLNITVDSMKQQLKAQADLSLSLSTTQREFSKRIYQLEHKAAANAEKEDSEMPHRPLHLTGIDSNADLRSYYYIWDGDDDGKVSYNELRSQMGVHMPPEERMKHYDYNGDGGYSEYELASAMGFETYTTPSPLDANATTSGPEFLHIPSIHTKEDLKTNFYRWDRDGDSFVRYDDLPMFLGSDMPRKHLFRPWDTDGDNQYSLQELIVAFGFPPDTTIAPATRGPTTAAPTVLPTTPPLVKMEVSGIDSESTLEAMFTYWDKNRDGFASLDELHEALGKTIPSPSYLTPYDDDGDGLFTQRNLKMAFGFIPVTDDIAHGRTQVPSSQLTKKTTTKRSVRSKLSALRKALEQRLQDHSRK; encoded by the exons atgaaaaagcgTCGTGAGCTCGACGCATTGGTTAATAATGGTAAAATAGGCCGGCGAAAACCGACGAAAAATGGGAAGCATGAGTTGCTTCGCTCGGAAACAGACTCGTCAGAAGTCGAATTTCAAGTCCCTGCTCAAAAGTCAGCTGTGATAAGGAA AACACAAAAGCGATGTCACATCTGTGGGACTTGTATTTCTGTGTGTGCATTCTCCATGATCACACTATGCCTCATGGCGTGCGGAGGGTTAATCTGGCTCCAAGTCGGATTAAGAAAAGAACTTGATGATCTCAGGGTAAAACTTATTTCAG TTGAGACGGGGAACCAGGAGACACCGGAGGCCCTTCAGAATGTTCACTCTTCAATCAAAGATATCAACACAAAACTCGCTGGACTCAAAGAAATTCAAACCAAGGAAGATGACTTAGGAAAACAG GTGAAAACATTAAATGAAGATGTTGGAAAACTCTCGAAGAGTGTGTCAGAGGCCTCAAAAATTACAAACTTACCTGATCAAGTTCAGCAGATTAAGCAG AATCTTGCCACCATGGGCAGCTCGGTCAGCACGTTACAGGACCAAGTCAAGACATTCAACTCATTTAAAGACAAGTATGATAAGGACCATGATGATATGAAGCAAGCTATAGACAAAATGGCG GTCCAGATGACCGCTTTACGCTCCAAGACTGCAAATTTCTCATCAAGTTCTTCACCTTCATCTGATAATGCAGATATAACTGAAATCAGCACG CGGCTGTCCACCTTagcaaatgctttcaaggaAAAGATGTCTTCAGTTGAATCAGCTTTACAACTAGTGCAATTAACAACAATGAGCTTAAGCAACAGAACTGCTACTCTTGAAAAGAAAGTGAATTCAAGAGGAGATTCAACTGATAAAAATACTCCAACCATGCCGCCTAATGTCCAGCTGGATTTAGATGAAATAGCTCTACAGGTTGCAGAAAAAGTG AAATCCAATTTAACTGCTTCTGGAGATGTTGGGACGAATACTTTAGTGGACCACATTGTGCTTGAACTGGGTAACATATCTAATAGGATACATGCGTTGGAAGGCAAATTTAGTCAATCAAAG CAGTCTGCTTTAACTGAAAGTCCGATGAGCAACGACAACAACCAAACCTCTTCAAACATTATGAATACGAAATCAACTTTGTTGCTTCTTCAGCAGCAGTTGAAGGAATTGAATGAG AGCAAGACAGATAAGGGGCCTGCAGTGACAGATTCCAGTGGTGGTGTGTCCGAGGGTACGGTACGCGATCTGATCTCAACAGCTATTGCTGCCTACATGAAGCAGGACAAAGAGCAAGATAAG GAATACGAAATGGGTATTGAGCGGTTGAACATTACTGTTGATTCAATGAAACAACAGCTCAAAGCCCAGGCAGACctgtctttgtctttgtctaCAACCCAGAGAGAGTTTAGCAAAAGGATATACCAGTTGGAGCACAAGGCTG CAGCTAATGCTGAAAAGGAAGACAGTGAAATGCCTCACAGGCCTCTCCATCTTACTGGAATTGACAGCAATGCAG ACTTGCGGAGTTATTACTACATCTgggatggagatgatgatggcAAAGTGAGTTACAATGAGTTGAGGTCCCAGATGGGCGTGCACATGCCCCCGGAGGAGAGGATGAAGCATTATGATTACAATGGCGATGGCGGCTACAGTGAATATGAATTGGCATCGGCGATGGGATTTGAAACATATACTACCCCTTCACCACTtg ATGCAAATGCTACAACAAGTGGGCCTGAGTTTCTGCACATCCCTTCAATTCACACGAAAGAGG ATTTAAAAACTAATTTCTACCGTTGGGACCGCGATGGCGATAGCTTCGTGCGCTATGATGATCTGCCGATGTTCCTTGGGTCCGACATGCCACGAAAGCATCTGTTCAGGCCCTGGGACacagatggagacaaccagtaCAGCTTGCAGGAATTGATTGTGGCATTTGGATTCCCACCAGACACAACCATTGCTCCGGCAACGCGAG GGCCAACAACTGCTGCACCTACAGTCCTACCCACGACTCCACCGCTGGTAAAGATGGAAGTTAGTGGAATAGATTCAGAGAGTA CTTTGGAAGCAATGTTCACATACTGGGATAAGAACAGGGATGGCTTTGCGAGTTTGGACGAGCTGCATGAAGCATTAGGGAAAACTATACCAAGTCCCAGTTACCTTACTCCTTATGATGACGATGGAGATGGTTTGTTCACACAACGCAACCTGAAAATGGCATTTGGGTTCATTCCGGTGACAGATGACATCGCTCATG